In Streptomyces sp. NBC_00341, the DNA window CCTGCACCTCATCAACGGCCTCTACGACGCCCACCGCTCGATGGCCCCCGTGCTCGCGCTCGCCTCGCACATCCCGTCGAGCGAGATCGGCCTCGGCTACTTCCAGGAGACCCATCCGGAGCTGCTCTTCCAGGAGTGCAGCCACTACAACGAGATGATCTCCAATCCGCAGCAGATGCCGCGACTGCTCCAGACGGCCATCCAGCACGCGATCGGCCAGGGCGGCGTCAGCGTCGTCTCGATGCCGGGTGACATCGCCTCGCAGGCCGCGCCGGAGAAGACCATCGAGCACGCCCTGGTCACCTCGCGGCCCAGCGTGCGGCCCGGCGACGCGGAGATCGAGAAGCTCTGCCGGATGGTCGACGAGGCCAAACGGGTGACGCTGTTCTGCGGCAGCGGCACGGCGGGTGCGCACGCGGAGGTGATGGAGTTCGCGGAACGGGTGAAGGCCCCCGTGGGGCACGCGCTGCGCGGCAAGGAGTGGATCCAGTACGACAACCCGTTCGACGTCGGCATGAGCGGACTGCTCGGCTACGGCGCGGCCTACGAGGCCACCAACGAGTGCGATCTGCTGATCCTGCTCGGCACGGACTTCCCGTACAACGCCTTCCTGCCCACCGACGTGAAGATCGTCCAGGTCGACGTCCGTCCCGAGCACCTGGGCCGCCGCTCCAAGCTCGACCTGGCGGTCTGGGGGGACGTCCGCGAGACGCTGCGCTGTCTGACCCCGCGGGTGAAGGCGAAGTCCGACCGCAAGTTCCTCGACCGGATGCTCAAGAAGCACGCCGACGCGCTGGAGGGTGTGATCAGCGCGTACACCCGCAAGGTCGAGAAGCACGTCCCGATCCATCCCGAGTACGTGGCCTCCGTCCTGGACGAACTCGCCGACGAGGACGCCGTGTTCACCGTCGACACCGGTATGTGCAACGTCTGGGCGGCCCGCTATCTGACGCCCAACGGCAAGCGCCGGGTGATCGGTTCGTTCAGCCACGGTTCGATGGCCAACGCGCTGCCGCAGGCCATCGGCGCGCAGTTCACGGACCGGAACCGGCAGGTCGTCTCGATGTCCGGGGACGGCGGATTCACCATGCTGATGGGGGACTTCCTGACGCTCGTCCAGTACGACCTGCCGGTGAAGGTCGTCCTGTTCAACAACTCCGCGCTGGGCATGGTCGAACTGGAGATGCTGGTGGCGGGGCTGCCGTCGTTCGGTACGACCAACAAGAACCCGGACTTCGCGGCCATCGCGCGGGCCTCGGGTGTGTACGGGGTACGGGTCGAGAAGCCCAAGCAGCTCGAAGGGGCCCTCAAGGACGCGTTCAAGCACAAGGGCCCGGCGCTCGTCGACATCGTCACCGACCCCAACGCGCTCTCGATGCCGCCGAAAATCAGCGCGGACATGGTGACCGGGTTCGCGCTCTCCGCGAGCAAGATCGTGCTGGACGGCGGGGTGGGCAAGATGGTCCAGATGGCCCGCTCCAACCTCCGTAACGTGCCCCGCCCCTGAGTCCTTCCGGCCGGAGCGGCCGGATTGGCAGGAACGTGTGGAGCGGCCGGAGCCCCGCGAGGCCCCGGCCGCTCCGGCGTGGTCCTACGCGTCCACCTCGTACTGGCCGTGCTCCAGGAAGTACCGCAGCTCCTCCGGAGTGCCGTCGATGACGGCCTCTGCCGCCGCCCGGAGCGCGCTGCTGCTGTTCGGGTCGCCGAGTATGCGGGCGACAGCGACCCGGTCGTCCTCTGCCTGGGCGAGGCGGTAGCCGGTTTCGAGCCAGGCGCGGAGTTGTTCCGGGGTGGCGTCGCTGTTGAGGAGTTCGTTGACTTCGCGGATGACGCGCTTTCCGCTGTCGGGGTTGGCGAGGAGTTTGACGATGGCGACCGAGTCGTCTTCCGCCTGGGCGAGGCGGTAGCCGGTTTCGAGCCAGGCGCGGAGTTCTTCCGGGGTGGCGTTGCTGTCGAGGAGTTCGTTGACTTCGCGGATGACGCGCTTTCCGCTGTCGGGGTTGGCGAGGAGTTTGACGATGGCGACCGAGTCGTCTTCCGCCTGGGCCAGGCGGTAGCCGGTCTTCAGGAAGGCGCGCATGTCCTCCACCGTGCCGTCGAGGGCCTTGTTCGCCTCCCGGGTGACCCCCTTGCCACTGTCCTCGTCCGCCATGATGCGGAGGATCGCGATACGGAGCTCTTCCTCGGACATGTCGTCCACGGGCGTGCCGGGGTCGTCCGTGGCTGCCGGCGCCGTCACGGTGGCGGGCGCCGAGGAGCTACCGGCGGCGAAGGCCGGAGTGGTCAGCAGGAGGGCCGGAGTCAGGGCGGTGGCCGCTACGGCCAGAGCGGCACGGGTCAGTCTCATACGGGTGGACCTGCCTTCGGGACGCGGTGATGATCGGAGCACCGGCGAGCGTGCGCGCAACCGCCGGTGACGTGCAGCATCGCCCGCGACGGGTGCTGGAGTCACTTCCGGATTCCGGCAGTTGTCACACCCCCCACGCTGCTATGCGCAGGCATCGCGGCGGCCCGTACCCAGTGCGGCAAGTGCGTGACGGTCCGTCAAATCTGATGCGATGACGACCTCTTGGCACCCCCTGAGCAATGTGACATATTACTGACGTGTTCACGAGACAGCCTTTGGATGTCGTCGTTGTCGGTGCCGGAGTGGTCGGCGCCGCCTGCGCCTATTACGCGGCCCGGTCCGGACTTGCCGTCGCGGTGGTGGACAGCGGACCCGTCGCCGGTGGCACCACCGGGGCCGGGGAGGGGAACCTCCTGGTCTCCGACAAGCCGCCGGGTCCTGAGCTGGACCTCGCACTGCACTCCGCCTCCCTCTGGCTCGAACTCGCCCAAGTGCTGCCGCCCGCAATCGAGTTCGAGCAGAAGGGCGGCCTGGTGGTCGCGGCGGACGAAGCGTCGCTGGCCACGCTGACCGCGACAGCGGCCGGACAGGCGGAGGCGGGGGTACGGACCCAGGCCGTCGCTCCGCACGAGCTGCCCGGACTGGAACCGCACCTCGCACCCGGCCTCGCGGGCGGAGTCCTCTACCCGCAGGACGCCCAGGTCCAACCGGCGCTGGCGGCGGCACATCTGCTGCGCGCGGCGCGCGAGGCCGGGGCCCGTGTCCGGCTGGGGGAGGCGGTCACGGCCGTGCTGACCGGGCCGGGCGGCGCGGTGCGCGGCGTACGGACCGGCCGGGGCGAGCTGCTGGCCCCCGCGGTGGTCAATGCCACGGGCGTCCGGGGCGGCGAACTCGCCGCGCTGGCGGGGGTGCAGCTGCCCGTCCTGCCCAGACGCGGCTTCGTCCTGGTGACCGAGCCGCTGCCCCGGCTGATCAGGCACAAGGTGTACGCGGCGGAGTACGTGGCCGATGTGTCCAGCGGCTCTGCCGCGCTGCAGACCTCACCCGTCGTCGAGGGAACCCCGTCGGGGCCGGTACTGATCGGCGCGAGCCGTGAACGGGTGGGCTTCGACCGTACGTTGTCCGTGCCGGTGATCAGCAGGCTGGCAGCCGCGGCCGCCGCCCTCTTCCCCGTACTCGGACAGGCCCGTGTGCTGCGCGCCTACCACGGCTTCCGCCCCTATCTGCCGGACCACCTGCCGGCGATCGGCCCCGATCGCCGGGTTCCGGGCCTCTTTCACGCCTGCGGTCACGAGGGCGCGGGCATCGGGCTCGCACCCGCCACGGCCGCACTGGTCGTCGCGGCGATCCGCGGCGAGGAGCCCGCCATTGACCCCGGACCGTTCCGTCCCGACCGATTCGGCACCGCCTTCGGTACCGCCTCCGAGGGCCGCCCGACCGCCCCGTCACCGAGACAGGAGCCCTGGTGATACGTAACCGCAAGCGCACCGCCGCCCGCACCCCGGCCGCCGCGGCCGGTGCCGAACCGGGGCCGGGGTTCGAGATCACCTTCGACGGCCGCCCGGTCCACGCCCTGCCGGGCCGGAGCATCGCCGCCGTCCTCTGGGCGGACTCCGTCCTCACCTGGCGCACCACCAGGGTGAACGGGCGGCCACGGGGGGCCTTCTGCGGCATCGGCTCCTGCTTCGACTGCCTGGTCACCGTGAACGGGGTCCCCGGCAGGCGGGCCTGTCTCCAGCCCGCCCGCCCCGGTGATGTGGTCACGACCCAGGAGGGGGACGGACATGCCGGACTCCGCCGCTGAACCTTCGCCCCCCGCCCCCGCCCCGCACTTCGCCGAACTCGCCGTGGTGGGCGCCGGTCCGGCCGGACTGGCGGCCGCGGTCACCGCCGCCGACGGCGGACTCGACGTGGTCCTCCTCGACGCGGCGGACGCACCCGGCGGCCAGTACTACCGCTCTCCGGCCCCCGGCCTGCGCGCCACTCGGCCAGAGGCGCTGCACCACGGCTGGGCGCGGTTCGCCGGACTGACCGCCCGGCTCGCCCGGCACCGGGAAGCGGGCCGGATCCGCCACCTCGCCGGGCACCAGGTGTGGGCCGTCGAGCGGACCGGGGCGGACTGGACCCTGCACGCCGTGACCGGGCCCGACGGCGAGGGATCGGCCACGCTCCGGGCCCGCCGGCTGCTCATCGCGACCGGCTCCCACGAGCGGCAGCTCCCCTTCCCCGGCTGGACCCTGCCCGGAGTCGTCGGTGCGGCCGGGGCGCAGGCCATGCTCAAGTCGGGTCTGGTGCTGCCGGGACAGCGCGTCGTCGTCGCGGGCAGCGGACCGCTTCTTCAGGCCGTCGCGGTATCACTGGCGCGCGCCGGTGCCCGGGTGCCCGCACTGGTGGAGGCCGCCGGATACGGGGCGTACGGACGCGCTCCCCGCGTGCTGGCCGCGGACCCCGGCCGGCTCCGGGAGGGGATACGGCACTCCGCGGCGCTGGCGGGCCACCGGGTACGGGTACTGGCCCACCGCGCGGTCACCGCCGTGCACGGAACGGAGCGGGTGGAGGGCGTCACCGTCAGCCGCCTGGACCGCGACTGGCGCCCGCTCCCCGGGACCGGGCGCCGGATCGACTGCGACACCCTGGCCGTGGGCCACGGACTGGTCCCCCAGCTCGACCTGGCCGTCGGCCTGGGCTGCGAGACCCGGTGCGGCGCGGACGGTTCGGCGGCCCTGGTACTCGACGAGGACCTGTCCACCACCGTGCCCGGCGTCTGGGCCGCGGGCGAGCCCGGCGGCATCGGCGGCGTGCACCTCGCCCTGGCCGAGGGGGAGTTGGCGGCCCTCGCGGTGACGGGGGACGCCCGGGACGGCAGGCGGGACCGGGACGCGCGCCGGATGGCGGTGCTGCGCCGGACCCGGCGGCGGATGCGCGCGTTCGCCGAGCTGATGGGCGCCGTGCACCGGCCCGGCCCCGGCTGGACCGAGTGGCTCGCCGCCGACACGGAGGTCTGCCGCTGCGAGGAGGTCACCGCGGGCGCGATCCGCACGGCGGTCGACGACCTCGGCGCCGGGGACAGCCGTACCGTCAAACTCCTCACCCGGGCCGGGATGGGCTGGTGCCAGGGCCGGACCTGCGGATTCCCGGTCCGGGAGCTGGCGGGCTGCGCGGCCGAGGCCGGAGCCCCGGACCGCCGGCCGCTTGCCTGCCCGGTCCCGCTCGCCACGCTCGCCCGCGCGGCCCGCCCCGAGGACGGATGAACTCCCGGGGCACGCACGTCTCCCGAGCGCCACCGGGAGCGCGGCCTTCTCGTCCCCTTCGCCGGTCCATGTCATGCCACACCTCTGAGGGAGCCCAGATGTCGACGAACTCCACTGCCCGCAACAGTCCTTGGCGAGGCGTCATGGTCGCCACACCGCTCACGCTGCGCGACGACCGGTCCATCGACTTCGACGCGTACGCAGCCCACGTCCGCGACCTCGTGGACGCCGGCTGCGACGGGGTGGTGCCGAACGGCTCACTGGGGGAGTACCAGACCCTCACGGAGCAGGAGCGCGACCAAGTGGTGCGCGTCGCGGTGGAGGCCGCCGGGGACGGGGCCAGGGTCATGCCCGGGGTCTCCGCCTACGACAGCGCCCAGTCGCGCCGCCTCGCCGACCGGGCGGCGGAGGCGGGTGCCGGCTCCGTCCTGCTGCTGCCGCCCAACGGCTATCCGTGCGAGGACGCCGCGGTCCGCGCGCACTACGCCGAGGTCGCCGGGGCGGGCCTGCCGGTCGTCGCGTACAACAACCCGTACGACACCAAGGTCGACCTGACCCCCGGGCTGCTCGCGCAACTCCACACGGACGGTTCCATTGTGGCCGTCAAGGAGTTCAGCGGGGACGTCCGCAGGGCCTACGAGATCGCGGAGGAGGCCCCCGGACTCGACCTGCTGGTGGGGGCCGACGACGTGCTCCTGGAACTCGCGCTGGCCGGTGCGGTCGGCTGGATCGCCGGCTGCCCCAACATGCTGCCCGCCGGCTGTGTCGCGCTGTACCGCGCCGCCGTGTCCGGGGACCTGGAGACGGCCCTGCCGCTCTACCGGCGGCTCCATCCGCTGCTGCGGTGGGACTCCAAGCCGGAGTTCGTCCAGGCGATCAAGGCGTCGATGGACATCGTCGGGCGGCACGGCGGCCCCACCCGGCCGCCCCGGCTGCCCCTGGACGCGGAGTCCGCCGCCGCCGTGCGCGCCGCCACGGAGAAGGCGCTGGCCGAAGGGCTGGACTGACCGGGACCGGCGGAGAGCACTCGACATACCGCCCCGGCGCACAGCACACGCCGCGGCGGACCGGCAGCACGACCGAGGGGGAGACTTGCGCACGCGTCACGTATTCCACGCCGTCGACTCGCACACCGAGGGCATGCCCACCCGTGTGATCACCGGCGGGATCGGCACCGTCCCCGGCGCCACCATGGCCGAGCGACGCGACTACTTCATGGCGCACCGCGACGCGGTGCGCACCCTGCTGATGTACGAGCCACGCGGCCATGCCGCAATGAGCGGGGCCGTCCTCCAGCCGCCGACCCGCCCCGACGCCGACTTCGGGGTCCTGTTCATGGAGGTCTCGGGCTGTCTGCCGATGTGCGGACACGGCACGATCGGGGTGGCCACCGTGCTGGTCGAGACCGGCATGGTGGAGGTCACGGAACCGGTCACCACCGTACGGCTGGACACCCCGGCCGGACTGGTCTCCGTCGACGTCCACGTCGAGGACGGCGCCGCCACCTCCGTCACCCTGACCAACGTCCCCGCTTTCTCCGCCGGGCTGGGACTCACGGCGAAGGTCCCCGGCCTCGGCACCGTCACCTACGATCTGGCCTACGGCGGAAACTTCTACGCGATGGTGCAACTGGACGATCTCGGGCTCCCGTTCGACCGTTCGCGCAAGGACGAGTTGCTGGAGGCGGGGCTCGCCCTGATGGACGCGGTCAACGAGACGGACCGCCCGGTCCATCCGCTCGACCCCGGCATCAACGGGCTCAAGCACGTCCAGCTCATCGCGCCCGGCTCCGACGCCGTCCACTCCCGGCACGCGATGGCCATCCACCCCGGCTGGTTCGACCGGTCACCGTGCGGCACCGGGACCTCCGCGCGGATGGCCCAGCTGCACGCGCGGGGCGAACTCCCCCTGGACACGGACTTCGTGAACGAGTCCTTCATCGGCACCACGTTCACCGGCCGGCTGGTCGCGGAGACCACCGTCGGCACGCTGCCCGCCGTCGTCCCCACGGTCACGGGCCGCGCCTGGATCACCGGAACCG includes these proteins:
- a CDS encoding pyruvate dehydrogenase codes for the protein MAKQNVAEQFVDVLSRAGVKRLYGVVGDSLNPVVDAIRRHADMDWIQVRHEETAAFAAGAEAQITGTLAACAGSCGPGNLHLINGLYDAHRSMAPVLALASHIPSSEIGLGYFQETHPELLFQECSHYNEMISNPQQMPRLLQTAIQHAIGQGGVSVVSMPGDIASQAAPEKTIEHALVTSRPSVRPGDAEIEKLCRMVDEAKRVTLFCGSGTAGAHAEVMEFAERVKAPVGHALRGKEWIQYDNPFDVGMSGLLGYGAAYEATNECDLLILLGTDFPYNAFLPTDVKIVQVDVRPEHLGRRSKLDLAVWGDVRETLRCLTPRVKAKSDRKFLDRMLKKHADALEGVISAYTRKVEKHVPIHPEYVASVLDELADEDAVFTVDTGMCNVWAARYLTPNGKRRVIGSFSHGSMANALPQAIGAQFTDRNRQVVSMSGDGGFTMLMGDFLTLVQYDLPVKVVLFNNSALGMVELEMLVAGLPSFGTTNKNPDFAAIARASGVYGVRVEKPKQLEGALKDAFKHKGPALVDIVTDPNALSMPPKISADMVTGFALSASKIVLDGGVGKMVQMARSNLRNVPRP
- a CDS encoding proline racemase family protein codes for the protein MRTRHVFHAVDSHTEGMPTRVITGGIGTVPGATMAERRDYFMAHRDAVRTLLMYEPRGHAAMSGAVLQPPTRPDADFGVLFMEVSGCLPMCGHGTIGVATVLVETGMVEVTEPVTTVRLDTPAGLVSVDVHVEDGAATSVTLTNVPAFSAGLGLTAKVPGLGTVTYDLAYGGNFYAMVQLDDLGLPFDRSRKDELLEAGLALMDAVNETDRPVHPLDPGINGLKHVQLIAPGSDAVHSRHAMAIHPGWFDRSPCGTGTSARMAQLHARGELPLDTDFVNESFIGTTFTGRLVAETTVGTLPAVVPTVTGRAWITGTAQYFLDPSDPFPEGFLL
- a CDS encoding (2Fe-2S)-binding protein, which translates into the protein MIRNRKRTAARTPAAAAGAEPGPGFEITFDGRPVHALPGRSIAAVLWADSVLTWRTTRVNGRPRGAFCGIGSCFDCLVTVNGVPGRRACLQPARPGDVVTTQEGDGHAGLRR
- a CDS encoding NAD(P)/FAD-dependent oxidoreductase; the encoded protein is MFTRQPLDVVVVGAGVVGAACAYYAARSGLAVAVVDSGPVAGGTTGAGEGNLLVSDKPPGPELDLALHSASLWLELAQVLPPAIEFEQKGGLVVAADEASLATLTATAAGQAEAGVRTQAVAPHELPGLEPHLAPGLAGGVLYPQDAQVQPALAAAHLLRAAREAGARVRLGEAVTAVLTGPGGAVRGVRTGRGELLAPAVVNATGVRGGELAALAGVQLPVLPRRGFVLVTEPLPRLIRHKVYAAEYVADVSSGSAALQTSPVVEGTPSGPVLIGASRERVGFDRTLSVPVISRLAAAAAALFPVLGQARVLRAYHGFRPYLPDHLPAIGPDRRVPGLFHACGHEGAGIGLAPATAALVVAAIRGEEPAIDPGPFRPDRFGTAFGTASEGRPTAPSPRQEPW
- a CDS encoding NAD(P)/FAD-dependent oxidoreductase — encoded protein: MPDSAAEPSPPAPAPHFAELAVVGAGPAGLAAAVTAADGGLDVVLLDAADAPGGQYYRSPAPGLRATRPEALHHGWARFAGLTARLARHREAGRIRHLAGHQVWAVERTGADWTLHAVTGPDGEGSATLRARRLLIATGSHERQLPFPGWTLPGVVGAAGAQAMLKSGLVLPGQRVVVAGSGPLLQAVAVSLARAGARVPALVEAAGYGAYGRAPRVLAADPGRLREGIRHSAALAGHRVRVLAHRAVTAVHGTERVEGVTVSRLDRDWRPLPGTGRRIDCDTLAVGHGLVPQLDLAVGLGCETRCGADGSAALVLDEDLSTTVPGVWAAGEPGGIGGVHLALAEGELAALAVTGDARDGRRDRDARRMAVLRRTRRRMRAFAELMGAVHRPGPGWTEWLAADTEVCRCEEVTAGAIRTAVDDLGAGDSRTVKLLTRAGMGWCQGRTCGFPVRELAGCAAEAGAPDRRPLACPVPLATLARAARPEDG
- a CDS encoding dihydrodipicolinate synthase family protein, whose product is MSTNSTARNSPWRGVMVATPLTLRDDRSIDFDAYAAHVRDLVDAGCDGVVPNGSLGEYQTLTEQERDQVVRVAVEAAGDGARVMPGVSAYDSAQSRRLADRAAEAGAGSVLLLPPNGYPCEDAAVRAHYAEVAGAGLPVVAYNNPYDTKVDLTPGLLAQLHTDGSIVAVKEFSGDVRRAYEIAEEAPGLDLLVGADDVLLELALAGAVGWIAGCPNMLPAGCVALYRAAVSGDLETALPLYRRLHPLLRWDSKPEFVQAIKASMDIVGRHGGPTRPPRLPLDAESAAAVRAATEKALAEGLD